One genomic segment of Rivularia sp. PCC 7116 includes these proteins:
- a CDS encoding LysR family transcriptional regulator, with amino-acid sequence MKSLSNIKTFVRVAQTKSFVEAANVLSLSPPATSKAVAKLEEELGVKLLHRTTRSVSLTNEGERFYEVAQRLLEEMDDLVQELKDTKTEPSGRLKVSMSTAYGRMWGTILLAQFRRDYPQISVDLSLDDRDVDLAAEGFDVVIRVGELADSANLIARRLFLDPLITCATPEYLERYGRPQHPEELAQYNCLNFRNRKTGRLVPWFFTIDEQIERRNFTGTLTIDDGEAVGQAAMLGMGISQMPGFMAINALTEGKLEEILADYRPPEVPFTALYLERRLVSPRIQAFIDFMVLKGAIWAVR; translated from the coding sequence ATGAAAAGCCTGAGTAATATCAAAACCTTTGTTCGAGTTGCCCAAACCAAAAGCTTCGTCGAAGCTGCGAATGTATTAAGTCTTTCTCCTCCGGCTACTAGTAAAGCAGTCGCGAAACTCGAAGAGGAGTTAGGAGTTAAACTACTACACCGAACTACCCGCAGCGTGAGTTTGACTAACGAAGGGGAAAGATTTTATGAAGTAGCTCAAAGACTTTTAGAAGAAATGGATGACTTAGTTCAAGAGTTAAAAGATACGAAAACAGAACCGAGTGGACGACTGAAAGTTAGTATGTCTACAGCCTATGGGAGAATGTGGGGAACAATTTTATTAGCTCAGTTTAGAAGAGATTATCCCCAAATATCCGTTGACCTTTCTCTTGATGATAGAGACGTTGATTTAGCTGCTGAAGGTTTTGATGTAGTAATTCGCGTTGGAGAATTAGCTGATAGCGCTAATTTAATTGCCAGAAGGTTATTTCTTGACCCTTTAATTACTTGTGCGACTCCTGAATATTTAGAACGCTATGGAAGACCGCAACATCCGGAGGAATTAGCTCAATACAACTGCTTAAATTTCCGCAATCGCAAAACGGGTCGTCTGGTACCTTGGTTTTTTACTATTGATGAACAAATTGAACGCAGGAATTTCACGGGTACACTAACTATTGATGATGGGGAAGCTGTAGGTCAAGCTGCTATGTTAGGTATGGGTATTAGTCAAATGCCTGGGTTTATGGCTATAAACGCTTTAACTGAGGGTAAATTAGAAGAAATTTTGGCTGATTACAGACCGCCCGAAGTGCCTTTTACAGCGCTTTATTTAGAACGACGACTAGTTTCACCACGGATTCAGGCTTTTATTGATTTTATGGTTCTTAAGGGTGCTATTTGGGCTGTTCGATGA
- a CDS encoding ester cyclase — MNSQEVVDAIAQSERIGRQIYKGFNERNLDLWDEVIASDVEVRSTVGTMPLIGREALKNWAAQFQSGFRPRLDLVDEIYGVNRATIAVNLNWKHDKEFFGLEPTGRMGTSIEYFILWINNGQVTRFWVADHTMDLTMYLIRERGMHYPQNFIPEPIIRGLEASKFD; from the coding sequence ATGAATTCACAAGAAGTTGTTGATGCTATTGCTCAATCCGAACGCATCGGTCGTCAAATTTACAAGGGTTTTAACGAGCGCAATCTCGACCTCTGGGATGAAGTAATTGCTTCTGATGTGGAAGTACGTAGCACTGTTGGCACAATGCCATTGATTGGTAGAGAAGCACTCAAAAATTGGGCTGCTCAATTCCAATCTGGATTTCGACCTCGATTGGATTTGGTAGACGAAATTTACGGTGTAAATCGCGCTACCATCGCTGTTAATTTGAATTGGAAGCATGACAAGGAATTTTTTGGATTAGAACCCACTGGGAGAATGGGTACTTCAATTGAGTATTTTATTCTTTGGATAAATAACGGTCAGGTAACGCGCTTTTGGGTAGCAGACCATACGATGGATTTGACTATGTATTTGATTCGCGAACGGGGAATGCACTATCCCCAGAATTTTATCCCAGAACCAATTATTCGCGGTTTGGAAGCTAGCAAATTTGATTAA
- a CDS encoding quinone oxidoreductase has product MKTIQVTEHGAADVLKLIETEIPQPKPGQTLVKIHYAGVNFIDVAMRRGWYPNPPVPTPFIPGPEGAGEVIAIGEGVTEVKVGDRVSFMQEEEAGLDRAYAEYIPIAAWKLIPLPDDISFETAAAMTAQGLTTHYMMNDFVRLEPGKTVLIHAAAGGMGLNLVQWAKHLGAFVIGTASSEHKAQRALALGASEIINYTQENFVERVKKFTDGKGADLIIDGVGKTTLSGDFEAVATRGHIVTYGIAGGMPDNINPFDLLYRSRTLHGADLFDYVANREERIMRANAVWQAIREGWLKPQISQIFPLEDAIAAHQLIEDRNNMGKILLKI; this is encoded by the coding sequence ATGAAAACCATTCAAGTAACCGAACATGGTGCGGCAGATGTTCTTAAATTAATCGAAACAGAAATTCCCCAACCAAAGCCCGGACAAACTTTAGTTAAAATCCACTATGCAGGAGTAAATTTTATCGATGTAGCGATGCGTCGCGGTTGGTATCCCAATCCACCTGTTCCTACTCCCTTTATTCCCGGTCCTGAAGGGGCTGGTGAAGTGATTGCTATCGGAGAAGGTGTAACCGAGGTAAAAGTAGGCGACCGCGTTAGCTTTATGCAGGAAGAAGAGGCTGGTTTAGACCGTGCATATGCTGAATATATTCCTATTGCGGCTTGGAAACTAATTCCTCTTCCCGATGATATCTCTTTTGAGACGGCAGCAGCTATGACAGCCCAGGGTTTAACAACCCACTATATGATGAACGATTTTGTGCGGCTTGAGCCTGGAAAGACTGTCTTAATTCATGCAGCAGCAGGGGGAATGGGTTTAAATCTCGTCCAGTGGGCAAAACATCTGGGTGCATTTGTTATCGGTACTGCGTCTAGCGAGCATAAAGCACAAAGAGCTTTGGCATTAGGGGCTTCGGAGATTATTAACTATACCCAAGAAAATTTTGTCGAGCGAGTCAAAAAATTTACTGATGGTAAAGGTGCAGATTTAATCATAGACGGAGTAGGTAAAACAACCTTGTCAGGTGACTTTGAAGCGGTTGCAACACGGGGACATATTGTGACCTACGGAATTGCTGGTGGTATGCCAGACAATATCAATCCTTTCGATTTACTTTATCGTTCTCGAACTCTTCATGGTGCAGATTTATTTGATTATGTTGCCAATCGTGAAGAAAGAATTATGAGAGCTAATGCAGTTTGGCAAGCTATTAGGGAAGGATGGCTCAAGCCTCAAATTTCTCAGATATTTCCTCTAGAAGATGCTATAGCAGCCCATCAGCTTATAGAAGACCGTAACAACATGGGCAAAATTTTACTCAAGATATAG
- a CDS encoding NADPH-dependent F420 reductase, translating to MKIGIIGAGAIGKKYGELFKRAGHEVMLSSRNPENIEAGNYQIGTVTQAAAFGEVIILAVNYRTVNSAIDQMKNHFDGKLVIDTTNPLYSDENGNLKQLIGENEVAGVVMQQKINTARVAKAFTTLWTGYVEQYSNVLEPSLVMTYAVDEERDERVVRQLIEDSGLIPFKVGTVAQSSPLDPGSPLWNVKLTPEQAQEKLRTLRTTVKA from the coding sequence ATGAAAATCGGTATAATCGGCGCAGGAGCAATTGGTAAAAAATACGGAGAATTGTTTAAAAGAGCAGGTCATGAGGTGATGTTATCGTCTCGCAATCCTGAGAATATTGAGGCTGGTAATTATCAAATAGGTACCGTTACCCAAGCAGCAGCTTTTGGCGAAGTTATCATTCTAGCCGTAAATTACCGCACAGTTAACTCGGCAATTGACCAGATGAAAAATCACTTTGACGGTAAACTGGTAATTGATACAACCAACCCGCTTTATAGCGATGAAAATGGCAATTTGAAGCAACTTATTGGAGAAAATGAAGTTGCTGGTGTAGTGATGCAGCAGAAAATCAATACTGCTCGTGTTGCCAAAGCTTTTACTACGTTATGGACTGGATATGTAGAACAATACAGTAATGTTCTAGAACCAAGCCTTGTTATGACCTACGCTGTGGATGAAGAGAGAGATGAGCGGGTAGTCAGACAGCTTATCGAAGATTCGGGCTTAATTCCCTTCAAAGTTGGAACTGTAGCACAATCAAGTCCTCTTGACCCAGGTAGTCCGCTTTGGAACGTTAAGCTAACACCCGAACAAGCACAAGAAAAGCTTCGCACTTTGAGAACAACTGTTAAAGCATAA
- a CDS encoding LysR family transcriptional regulator — protein sequence MQSTIDLESLEIFRAVIDAGSFTAAGEMLDKDKAHVSRVVSRLEKRLGVQLLKRSTRSLSITEIGRDLYERACGILNALEETEACIAQAHGEPRGLLKVTAGTEFGLMRVNCWISEYLKRYPQVQVEADFSNRIVDVIHEGIDVAIRVGPLVDSELSVRPLGCIRYGLYASCAYVHARGEPESLQALSEHSLIMFSPKGKPVWLLVKGKQRQEITGEALCIINNSLAARDLAADGLGIALLPHFQAAPLVSQGRLTQILKDWERVPVPVSAIFTSSRYMTPKVRAFVDLAVADFKTSL from the coding sequence ATGCAATCAACAATCGACCTTGAATCCCTCGAAATTTTCCGCGCTGTTATTGATGCTGGGAGTTTTACCGCAGCAGGTGAAATGCTTGATAAAGACAAAGCACACGTTAGCCGAGTCGTTAGTCGCTTAGAAAAACGCTTGGGTGTACAACTCTTAAAACGCTCAACCCGAAGCTTAAGCATCACTGAAATTGGTCGCGATTTATACGAGCGAGCTTGTGGTATTTTGAATGCATTGGAAGAGACAGAAGCCTGTATTGCTCAAGCTCATGGAGAGCCTCGCGGACTGCTTAAAGTAACCGCAGGAACGGAGTTTGGGTTAATGCGAGTCAATTGTTGGATATCGGAATATCTCAAACGATATCCCCAAGTGCAGGTGGAAGCAGATTTTTCTAATCGTATAGTAGATGTGATTCACGAAGGTATTGATGTTGCGATTCGGGTAGGACCGTTAGTGGATTCGGAGTTATCTGTTCGTCCTTTGGGCTGCATTCGCTATGGTTTGTACGCAAGTTGTGCCTACGTTCATGCGCGGGGAGAACCCGAATCTTTACAAGCTTTATCAGAACATTCGCTGATTATGTTTTCTCCCAAGGGTAAACCTGTCTGGTTGTTAGTGAAGGGTAAACAAAGGCAGGAGATTACTGGCGAAGCGCTATGTATAATTAACAATAGTTTGGCAGCTAGAGATTTAGCAGCAGACGGACTAGGTATTGCTTTGTTACCGCATTTTCAGGCAGCACCATTAGTTTCCCAGGGTAGACTGACTCAAATACTCAAAGATTGGGAAAGAGTACCCGTACCCGTGTCTGCGATTTTTACCTCCAGTCGTTACATGACACCCAAAGTCAGAGCGTTTGTTGATTTAGCTGTAGCGGATTTCAAAACATCATTGTAA
- a CDS encoding putative quinol monooxygenase, with protein sequence MSGQQTQQTLQQRLHSTLDNPNQPFALLTTVRVKDKAAGDRLEAAMQTVVEKSRQEAGNITYHVNRDANDPTIFYFYDRWNSIDAVDFHEQTEYFKAGLVVLKEVIAEPPTTTILQIAY encoded by the coding sequence ATGAGTGGACAACAAACTCAACAAACTCTCCAACAAAGATTACACTCAACATTAGATAATCCGAATCAGCCCTTTGCTTTACTTACCACCGTTCGTGTCAAAGACAAAGCAGCAGGTGACCGTTTGGAAGCAGCAATGCAAACCGTTGTAGAGAAATCGCGTCAGGAAGCAGGGAATATTACCTATCACGTCAATCGCGATGCTAATGACCCAACCATTTTCTACTTTTACGACCGTTGGAATTCAATTGATGCTGTTGATTTCCACGAACAAACCGAATATTTCAAAGCTGGATTGGTGGTATTGAAGGAAGTCATTGCTGAGCCACCAACAACAACCATTCTGCAAATTGCTTACTAA
- a CDS encoding zinc-binding dehydrogenase, giving the protein MVAGFMIFDFIRDRQQLLERSNKVFEAFRAGIINPQIAKTFPLKDAAQAHQEQENSKRVGKLLLKAAS; this is encoded by the coding sequence ATTGTTGCAGGTTTCATGATCTTCGATTTTATTCGCGATCGCCAACAATTATTGGAACGAAGCAACAAAGTATTTGAAGCTTTTAGAGCAGGAATTATTAATCCCCAAATTGCCAAGACGTTTCCCCTCAAAGACGCAGCACAAGCTCATCAAGAGCAAGAAAACAGCAAGCGAGTTGGTAAACTTCTGCTCAAGGCTGCTAGTTAA
- a CDS encoding nuclear transport factor 2 family protein has protein sequence MKTLTKIKTVQKFLEAQYAGDFDRAFQSYAQPDFQWIVGSSDNEILREAIPWAGYTHKGKEGYIRLTTLLFSEFEALEFEPKRYNDAGETVFVEGHFTFRHRQTGKIADSDWIARFDMRDGLIAGGQFYENTAGVALARKAA, from the coding sequence ATGAAAACATTAACAAAAATTAAAACAGTACAAAAGTTTCTAGAAGCACAGTATGCAGGTGATTTTGACCGGGCTTTTCAATCCTACGCTCAACCTGATTTTCAATGGATTGTCGGTAGTAGTGATAATGAAATCCTGCGAGAAGCAATTCCTTGGGCTGGTTACACCCATAAAGGTAAAGAAGGCTATATCAGATTGACGACGCTATTGTTTTCAGAATTTGAAGCACTTGAATTTGAACCAAAACGCTATAACGATGCTGGTGAAACCGTTTTTGTCGAAGGTCACTTTACCTTCCGTCATCGTCAAACCGGAAAAATCGCAGATAGTGACTGGATTGCTCGCTTCGATATGCGAGATGGTCTGATTGCAGGTGGTCAATTTTACGAAAATACCGCTGGTGTTGCATTAGCCCGCAAAGCAGCTTAG
- a CDS encoding SDR family NAD(P)-dependent oxidoreductase yields the protein MKSITIDLTGKVALVTGGTRGIGRAIVEDLANHGATVAFTYVNSVDKARELEQELASKSKVKGFKSDISDIAHLDELVNSLKAEFGSIDIVVNNAGSFLSKSFEEMTESEYDWLFGTNVKGAFFLTQKLLPLLSDNGRIINMSSGSTKHHVPQTSVYAATKGAIEQFTRMWSKELAPRNITVNSILPGYTATDWVSYVPSEQKESMASQAALGRLGSAEDISQAVLFLASDLSRWVTGQQIAVDGGL from the coding sequence ATGAAAAGCATAACAATTGATTTAACGGGTAAAGTTGCATTGGTTACTGGAGGTACGCGAGGTATCGGTCGAGCCATTGTAGAAGATTTAGCAAATCATGGCGCAACAGTTGCTTTTACCTACGTCAACAGTGTCGATAAAGCAAGGGAATTAGAACAAGAGCTTGCTAGTAAGTCTAAAGTCAAAGGATTTAAGTCAGATATTTCCGATATAGCCCACTTAGATGAGCTTGTTAATTCGCTAAAAGCTGAATTTGGCTCCATAGATATTGTAGTAAATAATGCTGGTAGCTTTCTCAGCAAATCCTTTGAAGAGATGACAGAATCTGAATATGATTGGTTGTTTGGAACCAATGTCAAGGGAGCGTTTTTCCTCACCCAGAAGTTACTTCCGCTATTAAGCGACAATGGACGCATCATCAATATGTCATCAGGTAGCACAAAGCATCACGTACCTCAAACAAGTGTATATGCAGCTACTAAAGGAGCAATTGAACAATTTACTCGGATGTGGTCTAAAGAATTAGCTCCCCGCAACATCACGGTAAATAGTATTCTCCCCGGTTATACCGCTACAGACTGGGTTAGCTATGTACCTTCCGAGCAAAAAGAATCGATGGCAAGTCAAGCAGCATTAGGTCGTCTTGGCTCCGCAGAAGATATCTCGCAAGCAGTTCTATTTCTCGCATCTGATTTAAGTAGATGGGTTACTGGTCAACAAATTGCTGTTGATGGTGGATTGTAA
- a CDS encoding NADPH-dependent F420 reductase has protein sequence MKIGIINAGNIGRTLAQSWLKAGHELKLAKAGDQTKLENFLKTVEGGTKGSAKEAAEFGDVALFSVYWGNLDATLAEVGELEDKIVIDTMNPLKVTPEFEHYHDLEFMKSNSTSEELQKRLPKARVVKAFSTMPSNLLDASQWAKNPVLPPVFIAGDDPEAKKIVAQLARDAGFQSFDAGELANGRYIEQMGVLLHHVGTHQFRGDYGRLAPTFLQASKIETSEV, from the coding sequence ATGAAAATTGGCATTATCAACGCAGGAAATATTGGTCGTACATTAGCTCAATCTTGGTTGAAAGCAGGTCACGAACTCAAACTAGCAAAAGCTGGAGATCAAACTAAATTAGAGAATTTTCTGAAAACAGTGGAAGGTGGAACTAAAGGTAGTGCTAAAGAAGCTGCTGAATTTGGAGATGTAGCTCTATTCTCAGTGTACTGGGGTAATCTAGATGCAACCTTAGCTGAAGTTGGCGAACTTGAGGATAAGATTGTCATCGACACTATGAACCCGCTTAAAGTCACTCCAGAGTTTGAGCATTATCACGATTTGGAGTTTATGAAATCGAATTCAACTTCTGAAGAATTGCAAAAGCGACTTCCCAAAGCTCGTGTGGTGAAAGCATTTAGTACAATGCCATCCAATTTACTAGATGCTAGTCAATGGGCTAAAAATCCAGTTTTACCTCCTGTATTCATCGCTGGAGATGACCCAGAAGCCAAGAAAATTGTTGCTCAACTTGCGCGAGATGCTGGTTTTCAATCTTTTGATGCTGGAGAACTTGCCAACGGTCGTTATATCGAACAAATGGGAGTGTTGTTACACCATGTAGGTACCCATCAGTTTCGAGGTGACTACGGAAGACTTGCTCCAACGTTTTTACAAGCTTCAAAAATAGAAACAAGCGAAGTTTAG
- the mobV gene encoding MobV family relaxase, with protein MIPLAVCKIQKIKSWGMLKGNEAHTARERDTPNANPEVTNIRIIGDSSNLDLATLVRHAIGSQKIRSNAVLAIEMLLSASASYFRPNAPQEAGTYDKQRLDNFVEATVNWLYSSWEERVVRAELHLDEITPHIHAYIVPLDEQGKLNCRALFGGKIKLSELQDSFGRGVEHLGISRGIKGSKATYTTLKKYYAAVNQDSQLINLERFLPETRMSESSEEYRQRIIQVLNPEFEIINYQLNQRSRLLKQFAELKRTATQNEKLRQELESELRILKTTIEREELPLGLVAYELGINLDNRWLSKTNAIDLVMQVNQCKFDDALIWLRDKFGEEQMLAAVTNQVARKALSIAHQYPTKIFVPPVPDKSLWKEVEKYFQNHYCIPHKLTQTLNQRGLLYADSNSNAVFLARNLSFENTGAYLHSLKNTANTFSLYPGSKRSGGWFHLSMGRMSDNPITAAMLTASPIESLSLAILNAPHTDRTLYLSIDSVEQHIHTPVRFLRNVPNIAITIPGKSAIAIQKLLPHSIQLQPKTTWNKELQHRQGVKNYATLE; from the coding sequence ATGATACCGCTAGCCGTCTGTAAAATCCAGAAAATCAAAAGCTGGGGAATGCTCAAGGGTAATGAAGCTCATACCGCACGAGAAAGAGATACCCCCAATGCAAACCCAGAAGTAACCAATATACGAATTATTGGTGATTCTTCCAATTTAGATTTAGCAACTTTAGTAAGACATGCAATCGGTTCGCAGAAAATCCGCTCAAATGCCGTTCTTGCAATAGAAATGTTGCTCAGTGCAAGTGCTTCCTATTTCCGTCCCAATGCACCTCAAGAAGCAGGAACTTATGACAAACAACGCTTAGATAACTTCGTGGAAGCAACAGTTAATTGGTTGTATTCTTCTTGGGAAGAACGAGTAGTTAGAGCAGAATTACATCTTGACGAAATTACACCTCATATTCACGCTTATATCGTGCCGTTGGACGAGCAAGGTAAGCTCAATTGTCGGGCATTGTTTGGTGGAAAAATAAAATTATCCGAATTACAAGATAGTTTCGGAAGGGGTGTCGAACATCTTGGAATCTCTCGCGGGATTAAAGGTAGTAAAGCGACTTATACCACGCTCAAAAAATACTATGCTGCCGTAAATCAAGATTCACAACTTATAAATTTAGAACGCTTTCTTCCGGAAACTAGGATGTCTGAATCTAGCGAGGAATACCGACAGCGAATCATTCAAGTTTTGAATCCTGAGTTTGAAATAATTAACTACCAACTCAATCAACGTTCTCGCTTGCTCAAACAATTCGCCGAATTGAAGCGAACTGCAACACAGAACGAAAAACTTCGCCAAGAATTAGAGTCAGAATTAAGAATACTCAAAACAACTATTGAACGTGAAGAATTGCCTTTAGGTTTGGTTGCTTACGAATTAGGGATAAATCTAGATAACCGATGGTTGTCCAAAACTAACGCTATCGACTTAGTGATGCAAGTCAATCAGTGTAAATTTGATGATGCACTTATCTGGTTACGCGATAAATTCGGAGAGGAACAGATGCTAGCTGCGGTGACTAATCAAGTAGCTCGCAAAGCCTTAAGCATTGCACATCAATATCCGACAAAAATATTCGTACCACCAGTACCCGACAAAAGTCTTTGGAAAGAAGTTGAAAAATATTTCCAAAACCATTACTGTATTCCCCACAAATTGACACAGACACTTAATCAGCGTGGTTTGCTATATGCAGATAGTAATAGTAACGCCGTATTTTTAGCCCGAAACCTTTCTTTTGAAAATACCGGAGCTTATCTACACTCATTGAAAAATACCGCGAATACTTTTAGTTTATATCCTGGAAGTAAACGTTCTGGTGGTTGGTTTCATCTGAGTATGGGAAGAATGTCGGATAATCCGATAACAGCAGCAATGTTAACTGCTTCACCAATTGAATCGTTATCTCTAGCTATATTAAACGCTCCTCATACAGACAGAACTCTTTACTTATCTATTGACTCGGTAGAGCAGCACATTCATACACCTGTAAGATTTCTACGAAATGTACCAAATATAGCTATCACCATCCCTGGTAAAAGTGCGATCGCCATTCAAAAGCTTTTACCTCATTCAATTCAGTTACAGCCGAAAACCACCTGGAATAAAGAATTACAACATCGTCAAGGAGTCAAAAACTATGCCACGTTGGAATAG
- a CDS encoding ParM/StbA family protein, with translation MGKNNRKTAQKNSTPVQLTLAADIGGSGLKAIYASTDGKIGSLFMEPEVIAVPKAAIDDLLQNNLGVCEPTNAAWVGFGGKYAAVGYLAASRFYANAGLKELKYERGLYKVLATIWVLSQKLKLSNCFKFDLCVLLPASEYESRKKFENILRSLIKNFETPSGNMSLELGRFNCYPEGAGVFLLHSKRVGVEIGQRKSAIIMIGYRNASVLVSYRGALDSGKTSDLGMVRMIETVMTKTSGLSESDLCKAIVASGYDISPTPLYKLTRSTTVAARNEEVAILVKAIKEAKNLYIATLISWLNNVVPRDVDEIVFCGGTADYLKKELNSRYSATPCIWHGGVVVPDAVDTYKLGTRLTDAYGMFLYFMSGSNSVGEVA, from the coding sequence ATGGGTAAAAATAATCGAAAAACAGCACAAAAAAATAGTACTCCGGTTCAATTAACTCTCGCGGCTGATATTGGTGGTAGCGGTTTGAAAGCAATTTATGCAAGCACTGACGGTAAAATTGGGAGTTTATTTATGGAACCGGAAGTAATTGCAGTACCCAAAGCTGCTATTGATGACTTATTACAAAATAATTTAGGAGTATGCGAACCTACAAATGCTGCTTGGGTGGGATTTGGAGGAAAGTATGCAGCGGTTGGATACTTAGCTGCATCGCGCTTTTATGCTAATGCTGGATTGAAGGAGCTTAAGTACGAACGAGGTTTGTACAAAGTGTTGGCAACCATTTGGGTGTTGTCGCAAAAGCTGAAGTTGAGCAATTGTTTCAAATTCGATTTGTGTGTATTGCTTCCAGCTAGCGAATATGAATCCAGAAAGAAATTTGAAAATATTCTGCGCTCCCTTATCAAGAACTTTGAAACCCCTTCAGGAAATATGTCACTGGAGTTGGGACGATTTAATTGTTATCCAGAAGGTGCGGGAGTATTTTTACTTCATTCCAAGCGAGTAGGAGTAGAAATCGGGCAGCGCAAAAGCGCAATAATCATGATTGGATATCGCAATGCTTCAGTCTTGGTAAGCTATCGGGGAGCCTTAGACAGCGGTAAAACTTCGGATTTAGGTATGGTGCGGATGATAGAAACCGTTATGACTAAAACCAGTGGATTGTCGGAATCAGATTTATGTAAAGCTATAGTTGCGAGCGGGTACGATATCAGCCCTACTCCTTTGTATAAGTTAACTCGCAGCACTACAGTTGCGGCTCGTAATGAGGAAGTAGCAATACTTGTAAAGGCAATCAAAGAAGCGAAAAATCTTTATATTGCAACACTCATATCCTGGTTAAACAACGTAGTTCCCCGCGATGTTGATGAAATTGTGTTTTGTGGAGGTACGGCAGATTATTTGAAGAAAGAACTTAATTCTCGTTATTCTGCTACACCTTGCATTTGGCACGGTGGGGTTGTAGTTCCCGATGCTGTAGATACGTACAAATTAGGAACGAGACTTACAGATGCTTATGGGATGTTTTTGTATTTCATGTCTGGTTCAAATTCTGTTGGTGAGGTAGCGTAA
- a CDS encoding chromosome partitioning protein ParA yields MSDTAENQQPEKRKRGRPKKNTNFSNASNNNSQGISITMQEKLQIAENSDAENGINPSGEASAQDWAKELEGDSNLPHTELLQSNTDEDKSEISSQHEPVTTAPISINTNNTASNQEKLVKIPTTIHIIDGEKGGAGKSFVSRALIEYCASIKHKVAIVDADKSNEDISQIYDNVHSAFFSDDDKKANQADHIFDLAFEKSVIVNLPAQVYSKVTDWIKTNDLDEIGKEYQITFVKWFVCTGGVDSVDFFIKSLNDLGDRVTHVFVKNLGLCSEWDYVDEMPDFLTAKETHKFKEMDFPKFPFWERNVIDRLGITFNSALSHPEIKVISRQRVKNFLAEVHTAFSETGLVK; encoded by the coding sequence ATGAGCGATACAGCAGAAAATCAACAACCAGAAAAAAGAAAGAGAGGTAGACCTAAGAAAAATACCAATTTCTCGAATGCTTCAAATAATAATTCACAAGGTATATCTATAACCATGCAAGAAAAACTTCAAATAGCTGAAAATTCAGATGCTGAGAATGGAATTAACCCATCTGGTGAAGCTTCTGCTCAAGATTGGGCAAAAGAATTGGAAGGTGATTCAAATTTACCCCATACAGAATTATTACAATCAAATACAGATGAAGATAAATCAGAAATTTCGTCTCAACATGAACCTGTAACTACTGCTCCAATATCTATTAACACTAATAATACTGCTAGCAATCAAGAAAAATTAGTCAAAATTCCCACAACTATTCATATTATAGACGGTGAAAAAGGAGGCGCAGGCAAGTCATTTGTTAGTAGAGCATTAATAGAATATTGCGCTTCAATAAAGCATAAAGTAGCAATCGTTGATGCAGATAAAAGCAACGAAGATATTTCTCAGATTTATGATAACGTGCATTCTGCTTTCTTTAGCGATGATGATAAGAAAGCCAATCAAGCCGACCACATTTTTGATTTAGCATTTGAAAAATCAGTGATTGTCAATTTACCCGCTCAAGTTTACTCAAAGGTGACTGACTGGATAAAGACGAATGATTTGGATGAGATAGGTAAGGAATATCAAATTACTTTTGTGAAATGGTTTGTATGTACGGGAGGTGTAGATTCTGTTGATTTCTTTATCAAATCTCTGAATGATTTGGGAGATAGAGTAACTCATGTATTTGTGAAAAATTTGGGATTATGCTCGGAGTGGGATTATGTAGATGAAATGCCAGATTTTCTCACTGCTAAAGAGACTCATAAATTTAAAGAGATGGATTTCCCAAAATTTCCATTCTGGGAACGAAATGTGATTGATAGGTTAGGAATTACTTTTAATAGTGCGCTTTCTCATCCTGAAATAAAGGTGATATCGAGACAGCGAGTCAAGAATTTTCTTGCAGAAGTCCATACAGCGTTCTCCGAGACGGGATTGGTTAAATGA